The stretch of DNA TTTAAAAtgtcacaaaattaaaatactcatacaaattatttttaaaataagaagatAACATTTTCAGCTTCAtctaaaaaactttttttttttaaatatttgtatacGTTAAATTCATATTGTGTGCAATTTTTAGGAACGACAAATTCGAATTCGACCTTAACAAGACTATAGTACTCAATTTAGATGACAGATGTActctttttaaaacttaaataaaatttttttttggtgtcatttttaagaaaacactaaaacatCTTTTTCATTTAAGGATATTTCATTGTATTACAAGTTTATATTTCACTTTCATTACAAAATGATTAAATTTTACATAAGAGTCATTTcaagagaacaagaaattattgtaaacatgaatttcaaagataaaaaatatttttgttataattttttggaATCCCGATCCAAAAGTTGGGCTTTCAAGATGTTGCACCCTAACCCAATTACTCAGTCCTGAGCCCCGAAACGAACTCCTTCGTGACCTGCAGAATCCAGATGCAGAAGGCTTGCTCCCTCACTTCCCCTCCTTCGCGAAGCCATTCCAACCTACCTCCCCTTCCATTGTACAACCACCGGTTTGTATGAGACGGCATCGTTTTTGCGTGCATGTTTaaaaaagaagagcaaggttGTAGTACAGAGTGCCAACAAGCCATCGGCCCCCTCTCGAGGCCCATTATTCAAACCTCGGTCTCCTACATACTATCCTACTTTCTCTCCAAAACACAACCCCGTCCTTCATCGGGCCTCCATTGGTGGCAATTTCGCGGCCTGGTTCACCGGGGTCGGTTTTCGATCAAGCTATGTCGTCGTGCTCAAGGACCCTCCCTTTAACCCAACGCGAATCCTGCAACTGATTCATGAAAAATTGAATGCGATAAATTGTTACTGGTTTGTACGTGCTTCTAATTCTTTCTTGTTCTTAAAGTTGGTTGAAGTTTCTTGATGATAAATTATGTGGTCGTACCCTAAAGAAGTGATTGTAATTTAACTTGGTGATTAATACTGATTGTGTCACATACCTCAGAACTAGTCCCCGGCGTTCGTGTTTCTTTTTTAGTTAGTATGCTATCAAACTGTATTTTTCATTGAATGGATCTGCTCACTATGGCTATGCCGTCTGGCACTCTGGTTTGTGTCTTCTTGGCTAATGTTATGTGATTTTTGGCTCTTTGTTGTTCAGTGCTGAGcgtttctctttttaattatgTGATGTTAGAGAATGCTTTGGCTTAAATGTGCTTAGATTGTTAAGTTACTTAATTCAACTTAAGTTCTGGTGTGCTGTTGTTGTGCAGATGTTCtgtaattttttactattttgtttGCTATTTCGAAATGAAGAAACTTACTTTCTGACTTCTGGAGCTGCTGAGTTTATGATTTTCCTATGTTGACAAATTTGTCCAATTAATGTGGTGGACTTTTTTCTTGGCTGCTCTGAGGTTGGTTAAAATAATTCTGACAACGTCGTGAATGTAATTTTATCATTTGTTTATAGATTCCAGAATACTTAAATCGctgtttcctttttttctttcttggttACGGATTGGGTTTGGATTCTCTCCAATATTTTTCCATGTTTACAAGCTAAACATCACTGCATGCTTATGTCACTAGAATCTCTTTCGTTAGTTTCAGGTGTTGCATTTTTCGAGAATTCAATTGTTTCTACTTATACATGATACTAACCCTAACGATTTGGATATTTTCAACTTCATCTGCAGGGAGGTCTTGTTCGAGTTCGGTGGGTTTCAGATCGTTAGGGGGGTATTCATCTCTTTGGCCCCCCATACACACCCCACCCAGATGTGAGTACATCTACTTCTTGCACACTTGTCGAAACACATGCACAGCTAACGTAATAACACGACACACACTTTCTAGATCCAAAAAATACTGTGGTCGTAAATGCTGTTTTTCCTTACATGGTTACAGCTCATCAATACATCTGCCATGATAGCATCACTAAAGGCCATGAGAAACAAGGCAGCAAGGATTTGGTACTTTCCGTATGACTTTGCTACTGCTGTGCTTGCCGATGCTCCCATCTCACAATTGCAGAACAGTTCTGAGGGACGTTGGATGCCTCAAACCGAAAACCTGGAACATGTAAGCTTGTTGTTTAATAAAATAAGGTTGTCAtccattttttttagaaaaaggcATTCTGCGTATATACACACTGAGGCTGAAGTGCTATCTTGCCTTCATTGCTTGTCCGGGTCAGGTGTTTGTGCCAATTTGGGAAGTCGGAGACGCCTGGTATGTTATGCTGCTGGACGTTAAGGCATCGAAAATATACGCCCTAGATGTGAACCGGTCTTCGGAGAGCATTGTACGAAGGGAGTCCAACATGAATAAGATCGTGAGCTATACttcatttactattttattcgGTAACGTCAGTTTTCATTCCTTCCGGACGCCATTCATGGGTTGACTTGTTTCTTCCTATTTTATGTAGTGTCATGCTTTGGGGAAAATGTTCGTCCACAGCAGGAACCTCATTAACTTCCGCCACACAAACCCTGACCCCTCCAATTGGGGACACTTCATATACCCACAGGGTCTACCAAAAGATCGGGACAAGTTACTCATACACACTGCctcaaaaaaatgaatttttttaattttgcctGGTGTTAACAATTTCATCAActattaaattatttcaaaacttTATGTAGCGCAGAATCTGCAATATGGTGTTTATACTGGCTACAACACAATGGGGGCTTCTCTACTAAATTATTCCGCCACATGGTCCGTGAACCAACCTCCTCCTGAccttatttcttttgttagttGTTGCTGGTAGCCAACTTCCATGTTAACATAATTGCAAAGAGAGTTAAGGCAACATGcaaaccttgcttttgtatTAGTAACCCATTCTTTGGTTGCAATTGTTTCAGGGGAACAGCGAGCACATGCGCATGAGGGCTGCCTTAAACATTGTTCACTCGGATGTCAACCAGTGCCGTGGGTTCATCAACTGCAAGGCTGAGGTTGTTTGGCGAGTTATCACATCCTGTAATGACAAGGATTCGGTGAGCAGGGGCAGCATGTAAAACATGTAGTTTGCTGCATTCGGACCGCTATAGATGCTCCATTTTTTGATTCGGTGACTTGTCACTATGTATAATGTTGGAACAAGTTACTATTGCATTTTGGTAAATATTTTGTACAATGTCAGCATGGCCAGCTTGCATTTGGCGTAGTGCAGTTTAGGTTGGTctataaaactaatttaaggATTTTTTGTTGCAACTAAAACATGGCCACACATGTAACTAGAGGGTGGCCTAATTTTAGTTGCCTAACTTAGGGAACCCATGTAATTCATCCCAGTTGTCGAACAGTTATCAACATTTCATGTGACACTACATGTAATTACCGACTAGTCTTATGACAACCAGACTCTTGTTGGCGCAAACTCCTACTTCTATATATATGGTTTTTTTTGTGACCTGACATCTCTAATTGTGCTATTGTCAACAACATTGCCTAATTGATTGTCTATCTTTTGACTTGTTTTATTTAACTAGTGAAATGTTTGCTGGATATCAACTTTTACAtaagttttttatgatttttctgcATGATGGGTTAATGTTCCCTTGTTAGAAACGGAAATTTATTCTAACTGAATAAAAAGTTAGTGATGTCAACTCTTCCTTTATTTACCTAAAGGCATTAGGAGCTTTAATTTAGTAACAATGTTTCAGGCTTTCAGTATTCTTTCACCCATCAATTGTCTAGTGGTAAACTACACATATCCTGCAACAATATAATGCATCAAGAAGCTAAAAATAAGGACGTAACTCATAATCAAGCTGTCAATTTTATATTGCACGGTTTTCAGGGCAGCTGTTTTGCAAAACAAACAAGTTCTGGTCATAACTTCTGCTGAATGCTAATAACATCCTAGTAAAAATGAATACATAGAAAAGTTCTCCATTAGCTATTCTATCCTAATCCAGAACATAACTTTTTAGGGCAGCTGTTTTGCCAAACAAACAAGTTCTGGTCATAAGTTTTGCTGAATATTAAGAACTTCATAGTAAAAATGAATACATAGAAAAGTTCTCCCTTAGCTATTCTATCCTATTCAAGAACATAACTTACCGCAATCACAGACATATGGATCAATTTACAAGAGAAATTAGCCAATTAGTAGACAAACATTCTACTACAGTTTACTTCCCAACAACATGAACTCCACCTGCTGGACTGTAGTTATCGGTCAACGGGCTTGCAATCACACGCACGGTCTTGCTACCTCTTTGGCTTTGGTCTTCATCGCCGGCCACCTACGAACCACAACGAAATTAGGATCAAATTCCCCACTTTATGTCAGTGTTATTGCATGCATATGAAATGGATCTTTATCATCTACTTAATTAACGGACCCACCAATCAATCCATTAACAAAGAGGGATCTGCCATTTTGAACCAATACTCATACTGCAGCTTTGTGTATGCCACGCAGTGAGTCCGAGAAGGTTATTTAGTCATTCACTACAAAACTACTTAGTATATTCAGCTGGTTTGCCAAGAAAAATATTTGACATCCATATAGCACATCATGAACACAAACTTTTCCTACTAGAAAGGTTAGTCAATGTACGTATCGGGGCATGGCTCTGTGATTCACTATGGGGTACAATATCTTCTGTCGGGTCTTGGCTACATGTTGGCTGACTTGGTGGACCGCTCGGGCAATGAGTTCGGCGATGACCAACTACACCACAGGTGCTGCACTTGCGCCGCTTTCTTCCCCGACACCCAAAAGGCTCTTGTCCACGCCCGGTTCCCTCACTCTGAACCGTCACGGGATCGCGCACTCCTTCTTCTGCGCCATCAACGCTACACCTGCCGGCAGTCCCAACACCATTCTTCATTTCCAAGAAAACGGTCTCTTCAACTATCTTCTCCAAAGAACTCTTGAAATCATTCTCTCGTATACACGCAACTCTTGCCAGCCGTTTACAATGCTGTAGGAAAGCACCCATTCGCACCTTGTATACTGCATTCGCATCCCCCTCTTCGTTCATGAGGGAAGACCCCTCCAGCTCAACTTTTGCAGTCTTTGACCAGCGTTTCAACACTATGCTTTTTGGAAGACAACCTATGTCCAACTGTACCAACACCGCAAGTATGTGCACACAAGGTAGTCCGAACGACTCAAATCTCAGGCAACTACAAAAAAAGGAATCCTCTCGAAAATGGTGGGCAACAGTCCACTGGAATTGTGGCCTACGATACTTCTGTGTCACATAAACCGTCCGATCTTCCAATTTGTTGCACTCTACAATAGTAATCCGCACGCTTCTCTTCAGGGCATCTCTAAAACGCACAAATATTTCCTTTGTGTAGTTCAATGCACCAGACTTCTCTAGCTCTGGAAACTGAGTTTGGAGCACGGGGCTCCCATACAATGACCTAAAGTCAAGCTCCTCCTCATTATTCCTTAGGAAATCAACACACCGTTGGAAGTTCGTCACAAACTCCAAGATTCCGTATCGCTTTTCCACAAACCTCCCCATTTTTGCATGCAGTGACTCACACCGAGATGTTGTCCTCAGCCCAGCATAAAAGCATCCACGTATGTACGCCGTTGCCCATGACATCTTCTTAGCATATAAATCCTTTACCCATTCTACTTCCCACACCCCACATTCATCCATCATTGCATCCCATTGCCTCTCAAACTCCTCAACCTCAACATCAGCTAGCATGCAATTTCTAAGCAGAGTTGTGAAGCGAGGCTTACACACATTCACAGTTGCATTTTTCAGTAGGTGCCATGCACAAAGCCTGTGATGAGCCTCTGGAAacacttcctgaatggcaagcCGCATTGCTCTATCCCCATCAGTAATAACTACCTTAGGCGATTTCCCTCCCATGCACTCCAAAAACCTTCCCAACACCCACACATATGCCGCTTGTGTTTCAGAAGACACCATGGCTACGTCGAAGACACATGTTTGGTTGTGGTGGTTCACCCCAGAAAACACAATCACCGGCAGATTATACTTGTTTCGCCCATACGTCGCATCAAATGCCAAAACATCACCAAATATTTTGTAATCATGTTGACTACAGCCGTTACTCCAAAACAGATCACACATTTGTTGCTCATCCCCAACCTGGTATTGCCAATACATGTTCTCATCTGCCCTTGCACAAGAATTGAAATACCGTAATGCGGCATTCACATCGCCGCAGTGCATTGCACGTTGCCGCCTAACCACATTATACATATCTCTCTTCGTGAATGAAACTAGGTTAAACCCCCCCGCCTGGGCAGCAATAGACTcataaatttttggaattgaaatcCCAACTTGCCTCAAACTTTCGATGTGGGCTACATCAACATCTGATATTTTCCTGTAAGCTGGTAGGTATGACACAAACTTTGCTGGAAGAAGGTCGTGGTTATGCTCATCCACAAAACGACACACATACCAACTGGTGCTATCGGCTTTCCGCTTTATCCTCATCTCAGCCTGACACCCGCAGCGGGTTACAACCTTGTGCTCCCTCTTTCGATCTTGCATCTGAAGCCATTTTCTGTGTCTAAATCCTTCTCTATTGCACAGGTACGTGTAGCGAACAATTTCACCCTTCctattcttcattttcttccctTGTCGCATGGCAAAACCCTTTGCTCGACTGTATTGCTCATAGAAACGACACGCCTCATCCGAGTTAGCGAACTCCATCTCTAATATCTGTGCACGACTTAGCATTACATGTTCAGCCCTGCCATTTTGCTCACCGTGTCATTCATCCGGTGATTCTATCTCCAACTCCTCTACCTCTGCCTCCATCCCTGTATCCACCAGCGTCTCCTGCACATAGACAACCTAACTAGTTAAGGTTACCACTAACAATCCTAAATTACAATTACTATACAACCTACAAAATTATACACCAAAGCCACTCATACCGTTGCATCACAATTCTCGCTATCCTCGGAGACGTTAAAATTCTCTTCATCCTCTGCATCCAATTCGTGGACCATTCTGCTACAAGAAGACATTAAAAAAAANNNNNNNNNNNNNNNNNNNNNNNNNNNNNNNNNNNNNNNNNNNNNNNNNNNNNNNNNNNNNNNNNNNNNNNNNNNNNNNNNNNNNNNNNNNNNNNNNNNNCATTGTTCGGATTGCCTGAAGTGCTTCCTAGTTGAGCAGTTAATATCTCAAGGTCCATTTTTGAACTTTTTTGTTGCAGCGTCATCTTAACAAGAGATATTAATTCATCTACTTCTTTTTGTATCACATCAACCTTACCCTCTACTGTTGCTTTATCAGCTGCATGTTGCTGCTTAAGGGTGacaatttcttcatttttcttcaacAAAGTTGGTGTGGTAACTCTTCCGTGACATTGCACTCGCCCTGCCTTCTCTTTCCTAAATATGGATTGGAAAGCTCTAATTGCTAATTCTTTAGACTTTTTATTCTCAGCTTGCAGATGTGCCTATGTTActttgaagaaaaataagaataattaaaaaaagtaactaCATAATTGGACTAAAACCATATATCATTTGACAACATCAAAGTAAATACTACAAATTAAGAACAATATCAAAAG from Arachis duranensis cultivar V14167 chromosome 4, aradu.V14167.gnm2.J7QH, whole genome shotgun sequence encodes:
- the LOC107466741 gene encoding protein FAR1-RELATED SEQUENCE 5-like, yielding MEFANSDEACRFYEQYSRAKGFAMRQGKKMKNRKGEIVRYTYLCNREGFRHRKWLQMQDRKREHKVVTRCGCQAEMRIKRKADSTSWYVCRFVDEHNHDLLPAKFVSYLPAYRKISDVDVAHIESLRQVGISIPKIYESIAAQAGGFNLVSFTKRDMYNVVRRQRAMHCGDVNAALRYFNSCARADENMYWQYQVGDEQQMCDLFWSNGCSQHDYKIFGDVLAFDATYGRNKYNLPVIVFSGVNHHNQTCVFDVAMVSSETQAAYVWVLGRFLECMGGKSPKVVITDGDRAMRLAIQEVFPEAHHRLCAWHLLKNATVNVCKPRFTTLLRNCMLADVEVEEFERQWDAMMDECGVWEVEWVKDLYAKKMSWATAYIRGCFYAGLRTTSRCESLHAKMGRFVEKRYGILEFVTNFQRCVDFLRNNEEELDFRSLYGSPVLQTQFPELEKSGALNYTKEIFVRFRDALKRSVRITIVECNKLEDRTVYVTQKYRRPQFQWTVAHHFREDSFFCSCLRFESFGLPCVHILAVLVQLDIGCLPKSIVLKRWSKTAKVELEGSSLMNEEGDANAVYKVRMGAFLQHCKRLARVACIRENDFKSSLEKIVEETVFLEMKNGVGTAGRCSVDGAEEGVRDPVTVQSEGTGRGQEPFGCRGRKRRKCSTCGVVGHRRTHCPSGPPSQPTCSQDPTEDIVAGDEDQSQRGSKTVRVIASPLTDNYSPAGGVHVVGK